One Nicotiana tomentosiformis chromosome 4, ASM39032v3, whole genome shotgun sequence genomic window carries:
- the LOC138909462 gene encoding uncharacterized protein, with translation MTEEDQSVMNAVGPACLFNESQHALNRASVLHHEAFLRIREEHDAEVWCLTKKSDSYRHLSENLRADLSAAREGHEEMAEQVFRMFHDSEDEEEITTNDPVLQVRQRIEQVGRLNSQVEALLAEAAEFKKYMDILASKKEAVEAQLELSDAQLRSAKDNASGMIEKMKYLQHRLDLATSDKANSAKELQVARSEAIEANKRADAKVAQFRIDVEVNQTKAESMVEHARWQARREALEEVRVQGFDVGIEIEVARAEENKARRLAFPEEGSDDSGESEDEDDVANTASGED, from the exons atgaccgaagaggatcaatcagtgatgaatgcagTGGGGCCTGCTTGTCTCTTCAACGAgtcccaacatgctttgaatcgg GCTTCAGTGTTGCATCACGAAGCCTTTCTTCGCATCCGGGAGGAGCATGATGCCGAGGTTTGGTGTCTTACTAAGAAAAGTGACTCGTACAGACACCTTAGTGAAAATCTTCGAGCGGACTTGTCAGCGGCTCGGGAAGGACATGAGGAGATGGccgagcaggtattccgaatgttccatgatagtgaagatgaagaAGAGATAACTACTAATGATCCGGTTCTGCAGGTTCGGCAACGGATCGAGCAGGTTGGACGGCTTAACTCGCAGGTAGAAGCGCTACTGGCCGAGGCAGCTGAATTCAAAAAGTATATGGATATACTTGCCTCAAAAAAGGAAGCCGTTGAAGCTCAGTTGGAGCTGTCCGATGCCCAACTTCGATCGGCGAAAGATAACGCCTCGGGGATGATCgaaaaaatgaaatatcttcagcACCGATTGGATTTGGCCACTTCCGACAAGGCAAATTCGGCCAAAGAACTTCAGGTGGCTAGATCTGAGGCGATTGAGGCTaataaaagagctgatgccaAAGTGGCTCAGTTCCGGATTGATGTCGAGGTTAATCAAACCAAAGCtgagagcatggtcgaacatgcaagATGGCAAGCTCGGAGAGAGGCTCTCGAGGAGGTAAGAGTtcagggcttcgatgttgggATCGAGATTGAAGTTGCCAGGGCAGAAGAGAACAAAGCTCGGAGGTTGGCCTTCCCTGAAGAGGGCTCCGATGATTCGGGGGAGTCTGAAGATGAGGACGATGTTGCAAATACAGCCTCCGGTGAAGATTGA